ggttccggttcgtgatccggatcaccaccagaatttaatcacttgttccttgggtcattatcaacaaacccacaaagtttcgtccaaatccggtgattagtttttgagttatgctgctgacaaacagacaaacaaacagacaaaccaacgcgaccgaaaacattacccccttggtggaggtaaaaaaaaataacataggcctactccaaatatttcctaaaaggtactgctgtttgctaggtgtctgctgatgttgcataaccttttggatgtttttgggaataaatagaaacgtttttttgaaatgtaaacaaacagctacccccattacaatgaccaggatcttggaaaaggctgaagaagggagaaaaataaacctaaggtactgacaagtccaggtagtgtgagcattacaactgcatgttgaaattgacagaaaTTATCCTTCAATGTCCATCCAGCGTGGCTAAGTGTTCCATGTAGCTAATTTTTAGCTTCTGTTCCAATTGAGGAAGGGTAACTATAGAGACAGCTGAGTGCGCTGCAAAGTGCTTTGAATCACTAAAGGCACCTAACTAAAGTTTTAAATGGCAAAATCACACTCTAGTCAGGTGCAGTGAGAACTACGAATAATTGATACATGGGAACTCTTGTCAGCAGTGAATGACTGTGTTAGATGGGTCATAGTGAATCAAGGCACTGTGCTGCGCTGGAATGGCCATACGGAATGTATTGGGCAAGGTAATGGCCATTAAGGTCACTCTGTATTGTAGCTAGGCGATCGTTAGTGTTGTTTGTAGATGACTGTCAGTGTTGTTGCTAGGCGATGGTCAGTATTGTTGCTAGGCTGCTGAGTAATGTTGCTGCTCCTGTAGGGACAGAGTCAGAGGGAGATCAGGCAGATGACGACGGCGTCACCAAGACcacaaagaaggaaaagaagaaaaagaaaacaaagaatgcTAAAAAGGCTCAAGAAACACCTGAGGAGGAAACCACACCCGCTGTGGACGCAACTCGTCAGGAAACGACAGCTGGCGAAGACACAACttcacaggaagtgacatcacagGAAGCTGAGCCTTCAACTGAAACACCTGCTGTCATGCAAACGCCCTCACAGGAAGCTGCCATTTTGGACGGCCCACAACATGAAACTGCTACCGTTACAGACTCACCCAGACAGGAAATGGACACTGATGTAGACACGCCTCAACAGGCAGCTGCTGTTGCCATGGACACGCCCCAACAAGAAGCTGCTGTTGCCATGGACACGCCCCAACAGGAAGCTGCTGTTGCCATGGACACGCCCCAACAGACAGCTGTAGCCACAGACACGCCCTCACAGGAAGCTGCTGTTGATGCAGACACGGCCTCGCAGGAAACTGACCTCTTGGACACACCCCACCAGGAAGCTGAGACTTCAGGTGACCTGTCCTCACAGGAAGTTGATGTCTTGATGGAAACTCCTTCACAGGAAGTCAGCGTTGCCGTGGAAAGCCCACAGGAAGTGGAATGTGACATAGAGGTGCCTTCTCAGCCCCAGCAAATAGCAGAAGAGACTGGTAGTGATGCAACATCTGACAACACTGCAGCGCTCAGCCAATCAGTATTAGAGGATGCAACTACAGCCACCCAATCAGAATTGAAGGAGGCTGGAGGTGTGGACCCGCCCCCAGCTCCAGAAGATCCGTTTGATGGCAAGAAGAACGATGACATCACACAGAAGAAGAACAGCAGGAAGAACGCGGAAACTGCTCTAGCCGATACAACTCTAGCGGACGGACCATGCCCAGACACGCCGCTCACCAGGACCAGACGGAGCCGGAAACACAAACTGGAGTACCCAGATGacgcacacacatctggcaacacacacacagacactgagggCTCGCAGCAGCCTCAGGAGGAGAAGGTGAACTCCAAGAAGGGGAAGAAGCAGAAAAAGCGAAAGACCGGCACCGATACACCAGCTGAAACGGAGACGCCCACCCCCGCTGAAACAGAGACGCCCACCCCCGCTGAAACAGAGACGCCCACCCCCGCTGAAACGGACACGCCCACCCCAGCTGAAACAGAGACGCCCACCCCCGCTGAAACGGACACGCCCACACCAGCTGAAACGGACACGCCCACACCAGCTGAAACGGACACGCCCACACCCGCTGAAACGGACACGCCCACACCCGCTGAAACGGACACGCCCACACCCGCTGAAACGGACACGCCCACACCCGCTGAAACGGACACGCCCACACCCGCTGTAACGGACACGCCCACACCCGCTGAAGCAGACACGCCCACACCCGATgaaacagacacacccacacccgctgAAACcgacgcacccacacccacacccgatGAAACAGACACTCTCATACCCACTGAAACAGACACGCCCACATCAGGCGACATAGATTCACACACCGCTGAGAACACGGAAACACCAGGCGAGACGGACACGCATACAGTCGAGATTGCTGACACGCACACtgctgaaaagaaaaagaaacgaaaGCAGAAAAGTGTGAGTTTGAGTGAGAAGCTTGTGgagacttcagcagcagcagaggatgAAGACACACAGCCAGAAGTGGAGGCTAAAGACACACAGCCAGCAgcggaggttgaggaggaggaggaggtgatgatcAAGCCAGAGAAGAAACCGAAACGGAAGAAGAAAGCGGCAGAAGCATCGGACACACAGCCAACAGGAGAGAAAGCTGAGGAGGAGACGAAGCCAACAggggaggaggctgaggaggtgAAGATCAAGCCTGAGGTTCCCagcgagaagaaaaaaaacaagaagaagaagaaagcagaggaagtgatggaggactctgcagacacacaaacactggacGAGACCACCACACTCACACCTGAGGAGGTAGACACACAAGCACCTGCTGTCACAGACGCACCTGAAGAAGAACACACAGCGGCAGAGGAGGTCGTCTCACATTGCGATGACGTTCCCATAgataagaagaaaaagaagaggaggaaacaaAAAGGGCAGGAGGTCTCGGAAACGGACGCACACACGGCTGATGCGACCGACACACCTGATGTAGTACACACACCTGAGCaggtagacacacaaacacctgtcATCACAGACACACCTGAAGAGGACCACACGGCGGCAGAGGAGGTAGTCTCATGTTGCGATGACATTCCCATAGATAAGAAGAAAAAGCAGAAGAAACAAAAAGGGCAGGAAGTCTtggaaacggacacacacacggctgactcGACAGACACAGCTGAGGCAGTACACACACctgacaagaaaaagaaaaagaggaaaagtgTGAAGTTGAGTCAGGACAGCACAGAGACGCACACTActgatatcacacacactcacacagctgatGATGCAACTCACATAGcggaaccaaacacacacacagttgatgaTGGAGTCCCtgtcaagaaaaagaaaaaggcgcACACAGCCGagattgcagacacacacacagctgagatgaCAGACACTAACACAgccgagaagaaaaaaaaacgaaagcagAAAAGTGTGAGTTTGAGTGAGGAGCTTGCGGAGACTTCGACAGCAGCGGAGGCTGTAGACACACAGCCAGCAGCGGAGGAGGAAGTTATGATCAAGTCTGTGGTTCCCATGgagaagaaacagaaaaagaagaagaagaaagcggCAGCAGAATCGGACACACAGCCAACCggggaggaggctgaggaggagaagaagctaACAggggaggaggctgaggaggaggaggttaagATCAAGCCTGAGGTTCCCAGCGAGAAGAAaccgaaaaagaagaagaagaaagcggAAGCTCTGCTGGATGACTCGCACACACCTGAAGATGAAGACGCTCcagtaaaaaagaagaagaagaaggtgaaaGCTCAGGCTGAGGAAGCTGTGGACACTGAGGAGGTTGTCGACGCTGTAGAGGATGACTCTGGAGCTCCGGCCAAGAAGAACAAAAAGAAGCTGCAGAAGAAGACCCATACAACAgagacgaacgcacacacacctgagacGAACGTTGGGGTCCCtgtgaagagaaagaagaagcagAAAAGAAGTGGAGCAGCTGAGAACGAGGGAACACCTGACGATTCCCAAACACACAATTCTGACGAGAAGACGGAAGAAGTCAACatcatgaagaagaagaaaactggAAAAGGAGTGAAGGtgaagagcgcacacacacactcacatatgaagaaacacacacacacgcatgaaaacacacacacacatacatgatcaCATGCACACCCATCATGTGAATGGAATCAATTGGATGGACTTCATCTATATGTGGATTCACATAGAATTGTATACATTTTATACAATGGAGCAAGTAAGGGGAACTTGTACACCTGGATGCAGATACAATAGTGCACTTTAATTGCATTTTGGAAAATAATGTTTATTTAGTGGGTACcccttacttatttatttattgggtacccattacttatttatttattttctaaacgtgcaataaaagtacactattgTATCGGCATCCATGTGTGCAAGTTCCCCTTACTTGCTCCTATAGTTCACCTATTGGAACCTACTCACCCACCAGGCATGAAGAGGAAAGGCGCAGTACCTCCATTTGAAAGTACATTCGTATTTAAAACATTATTTACCACTTAACATACATAGTAAGAGTAAAATGGATAAACACACAGTACAAATAAGAAGAGAAAAGGGGTAAAATCTAAAGCCTGGTTTATAGAAATAGAATAAAATCTAAATCCTGGTTTATAGTTTTACAAATTCTCTTTCCGTCTGCCAGAGTTTTACTTTTACTGTTTGAGTAATCGTTGCGAGGACAATAGCAGATATAAAACTAAAGCTCCCTTTATAGTTCTCTGTTTTATTTCCGTTTTCAAATATTATTGTCACAAGGACAATCGATGGTGTTACGTTTTACTCCCCAGAGGCCTTAGGGCTTTAGCTGTATGATCTGCTAGTTGGCTAACATAAGACACGCTAGTCTAATATGCTAATTGGCTAAAATAAGACACTAAAGCGCTAACTGGCTAACATAATATACACTGTAGGATATACTAGATGGCTAACATAAGACAATACAGTCCTTTTAGTTGGAGAAGTGAGTGTAGAAACGTAATGTTTGGAACTCTGCTAGCCGAGGCTATaagatgctaatgctaatgctaatcacACTTTGCCCAGTTGCTATGGTGACTGGATGGAAAATGAAGTCGAACCCCTACTACACTACacagtgtgcagaattattaggcaaacaatttTGACCACGTCATCCACTTTatgcatattttcatacaccaaaCTGTGTGAACATGAaatcctattggatttaagcattccaggtcatgcacatgtaggcctaaaatTCATGCAACTTCAACACATCCGTATGGAAGCCTTCAAAAtagtttatagacttttcagagttttatacatctattttgtggcccatttccaacaaagttgcctaatgatAATCCACACCTGATATAGGGTTGGTCTCCTTAGATCACACCCTCTCTTTTTATACAAAAGTGCATGAcatggaatgcttaaatccagtaGGATTCCAGGTTCATACAGGTTGGTGTATGAAAATGTGCATAAAATGGAtgatatggtcaaaaaacgtGTATTCCTAATACGTAATTCTGCACACTGTGTACAGTGCACTGCTCCACACTACACCGCTCTACActtctctacactactctacactactctgttactgctctactctactaagcACACTCTACTTATATACTCTACTTCTCTCCACTGCCACTCACTCCACTACTCTACTTCTACTAGTAATACTCCACTGCTGACAGAAAACTACACTGACTACACAATCTACCACTACtttactcttctcttctgctctcctctcctctcctctcccctcctcttctctcctcctctcctctacccacctctcctccctctcctcacctctcctcccctcctctctcctactctccttgactctcatcccccctcctcttctcctctctcctcctcttttctctcctctccgcccctatatcctctcctcctcttctctgttctcctcctctcctctcctctaggacTTTCTCTTAGACCACACAGTTctaaacgtgtgtttgtgtgtgtgtgtgtgtgcgtgtgttgggaaCAGGGTCAGCAGAAAACAGAGTTTGTCTCGTTCCAAAAGTCATCTCCTCCAAGACCACTCTTCTGCAAAACAaaagtgggtacacacacacacacacacacacacacacacacacacatgcacgccctaACTGGCCTTTCAGccttatttaaaggtgcactgtgtaatattagtAGCTTATTTTCAGAATCCATACAgcccattacaaaaaaaaaatcctttttcaTTAATTCTTAACATGACCTGCAAATTTCAAGTACCGGTAtttattgtgactgggaaaatggcacttttcttacatgaaaaggggggatcttgtccatggtccaccattttgaatttccagaaaaatatttttttatctgaAAAGCTTACTATACTTTGGTTATTCtaacacatttggcaataggcagcacagtttcaatgagcagcttagttgcattacctactctggccacaatcctacacagtgcacctttaacaaggAATTATTAACATCTACCTATTAATTGATATCATCACAGCATTCAGACTTCGCAGTAAAAGGAAATtaattcaagtttcaagtttatttatttaaacatgGGACATTATATATTacccagcatttaaacaaaatgctaaatatacaagaatatagccatgaggctaatcatcttttgtcccttgaaaTGAATTGATATAGTGTTACTCTCTCCCCACACAAGGCCGTCCCAGTCCAAACGGTTTGTCATTGTCTCTCAATGGAAGAATAAACTACCAATTGCTttaagagcagggtcatccctctcaatcttcaagaagctagtgaagactcatctcttccgagagagcttccctgcataacataactaaCTACTCATGTCTTATCATGGATACGAACTTGGAATACACTtaataggtcctccactatttatAAATTATTGCCATCTGTTCTATATTACTAGTATACTTCTGCACTCTGTATTTGACCCAACACTGTACTTGCTTGAGTGTCCTCTTTGTAAGTCGCGTTGAAATAATGTGCCTGCTAaaggtatgtaatgtaatgtaattattgtAATATTTAATAAGGACTTAAATTGATCTCTTAATACAAACTTTAATTGATATTTAATAAGACTGATTTTAATTGATCTCTTAATAAGGATTTTAATCTTTTCAGGGTCTTCAGACGCCGCAGTCTAAGGCAAAGAAGGTCACATTTGGACTCAAGAACAACAAGACAGCAGgtaacatgcgcacgcacgcacgcacacacacacacacagtatatgcttGCACAAATAAACTTATGCTCTTGCACAAATAAACGTATCCTTATGCAGATGTCCTAATCACATTTTTAAATACCTGTGtttgttgtactgtgtgtgttgtactctgcgtgtgcgtgtgtttgtgtttgtttgtttagagtTCCACAAGTGTGATCGCAGCTTTCTGCTGAGTCCAGAGGGCGTGGCTAAGATCCCTTTTGACCCTGCCCAAAAGCCACTAAGCCCTGCCCTCAAATCGCCTCAAAACAAGAACACGCCCAccgggaagaagaagaagaagaccacACCCCTTAGTGATGGCATCAAAAATAAGACCACGCCCCTTAGTGATGTCACacccaaaaagaagaaaaacaagaagGGTTTGCTCAATTCAAAGGCCACGCCCCTAAAGAGAGCTACAGCTGCAGACTTCTTCTGAGTACAATTtgcagtgttaaattcaactctgagTATTGgataggggagggggg
This genomic interval from Engraulis encrasicolus isolate BLACKSEA-1 chromosome 16, IST_EnEncr_1.0, whole genome shotgun sequence contains the following:
- the LOC134465055 gene encoding uncharacterized protein LOC134465055 isoform X1; its protein translation is MAQDQEPEVILAQRLAANDKSTRTKAFKKLRKYVRVRSQAPGGGFTEEEFLRIWKGLFYCLWMQDKPVMQEELSEQISGLLHNIQNTDTQLLFLEAFLKTVKREWNGIDRLRLDKFYQLVRFVLRQTFEMMKRNDWEESLSGRVLQLLSAQLLDDSAPSGLLLHLLDIYLPELSRVGAAQLTADQNLSIILPFCRVAAKTKDRVLLQGVCSSLFSTIVDQAPFAIADLIKEEGLMEEGEEHDSGRASEGEESQHTSPQKKNKKTTGRKGQGEDDDECEDVEEDDDEEFLNIDKEDAAEPVLQFDYGAVADTLFQLASHTHTHAHNRRRLYKFVKTFRDLSQGVFPQDELEQVSSDSDDDEESKKKKRRKRKKKASEQDETPAPTKRNKGTESEGDQADDDGVTKTTKKEKKKKKTKNAKKAQETPEEETTPAVDATRQETTAGEDTTSQEVTSQEAEPSTETPAVMQTPSQEAAILDGPQHETATVTDSPRQEMDTDVDTPQQAAAVAMDTPQQEAAVAMDTPQQEAAVAMDTPQQTAVATDTPSQEAAVDADTASQETDLLDTPHQEAETSGDLSSQEVDVLMETPSQEVSVAVESPQEVECDIEVPSQPQQIAEETGSDATSDNTAALSQSVLEDATTATQSELKEAGGVDPPPAPEDPFDGKKNDDITQKKNSRKNAETALADTTLADGPCPDTPLTRTRRSRKHKLEYPDDAHTSGNTHTDTEGSQQPQEEKVNSKKGKKQKKRKTGTDTPAETETPTPAETETPTPAETETPTPAETDTPTPAETETPTPAETDTPTPAETDTPTPAETDTPTPAETDTPTPAETDTPTPAETDTPTPAETDTPTPAVTDTPTPAEADTPTPDETDTPTPAETDAPTPTPDETDTLIPTETDTPTSGDIDSHTAENTETPGETDTHTVEIADTHTAEKKKKRKQKSVSLSEKLVETSAAAEDEDTQPEVEAKDTQPAAEVEEEEEVMIKPEKKPKRKKKAAEASDTQPTGEKAEEETKPTGEEAEEVKIKPEVPSEKKKNKKKKKAEEVMEDSADTQTLDETTTLTPEEVDTQAPAVTDAPEEEHTAAEEVVSHCDDVPIDKKKKKRRKQKGQEVSETDAHTADATDTPDVVHTPEQVDTQTPVITDTPEEDHTAAEEVVSCCDDIPIDKKKKQKKQKGQEVLETDTHTADSTDTAEAVHTPDKKKKKRKSVKLSQDSTETHTTDITHTHTADDATHIAEPNTHTVDDGVPVKKKKKAHTAEIADTHTAEMTDTNTAEKKKKRKQKSVSLSEELAETSTAAEAVDTQPAAEEEVMIKSVVPMEKKQKKKKKKAAAESDTQPTGEEAEEEKKLTGEEAEEEEVKIKPEVPSEKKPKKKKKKAEALLDDSHTPEDEDAPVKKKKKKVKAQAEEAVDTEEVVDAVEDDSGAPAKKNKKKLQKKTHTTETNAHTPETNVGVPVKRKKKQKRSGAAENEGTPDDSQTHNSDEKTEEVNIMKKKKTGKGVKGQQKTEFVSFQKSSPPRPLFCKTKGLQTPQSKAKKVTFGLKNNKTAEFHKCDRSFLLSPEGVAKIPFDPAQKPLSPALKSPQNKNTPTGKKKKKTTPLSDGIKNKTTPLSDVTPKKKKNKKGLLNSKATPLKRATAADFF
- the LOC134465055 gene encoding uncharacterized protein LOC134465055 isoform X2, with product MAQDQEPEVILAQRLAANDKSTRTKAFKKLRKYVRVRSQAPGGGFTEEEFLRIWKGLFYCLWMQDKPVMQEELSEQISGLLHNIQNTDTQLLFLEAFLKTVKREWNGIDRLRLDKFYQLVRFVLRQTFEMMKRNDWEESLSGRVLQLLSAQLLDDSAPSGLLLHLLDIYLPELSRVGAAQLTADQNLSIILPFCRVAAKTKDRVLLQGVCSSLFSTIVDQAPFAIADLIKEEGLMEEGEEHDSGRASEGEESQHTSPQKKNKKTTGQGEDDDECEDVEEDDDEEFLNIDKEDAAEPVLQFDYGAVADTLFQLASHTHTHAHNRRRLYKFVKTFRDLSQGVFPQDELEQVSSDSDDDEESKKKKRRKRKKKASEQDETPAPTKRNKGTESEGDQADDDGVTKTTKKEKKKKKTKNAKKAQETPEEETTPAVDATRQETTAGEDTTSQEVTSQEAEPSTETPAVMQTPSQEAAILDGPQHETATVTDSPRQEMDTDVDTPQQAAAVAMDTPQQEAAVAMDTPQQEAAVAMDTPQQTAVATDTPSQEAAVDADTASQETDLLDTPHQEAETSGDLSSQEVDVLMETPSQEVSVAVESPQEVECDIEVPSQPQQIAEETGSDATSDNTAALSQSVLEDATTATQSELKEAGGVDPPPAPEDPFDGKKNDDITQKKNSRKNAETALADTTLADGPCPDTPLTRTRRSRKHKLEYPDDAHTSGNTHTDTEGSQQPQEEKVNSKKGKKQKKRKTGTDTPAETETPTPAETETPTPAETETPTPAETDTPTPAETETPTPAETDTPTPAETDTPTPAETDTPTPAETDTPTPAETDTPTPAETDTPTPAETDTPTPAVTDTPTPAEADTPTPDETDTPTPAETDAPTPTPDETDTLIPTETDTPTSGDIDSHTAENTETPGETDTHTVEIADTHTAEKKKKRKQKSVSLSEKLVETSAAAEDEDTQPEVEAKDTQPAAEVEEEEEVMIKPEKKPKRKKKAAEASDTQPTGEKAEEETKPTGEEAEEVKIKPEVPSEKKKNKKKKKAEEVMEDSADTQTLDETTTLTPEEVDTQAPAVTDAPEEEHTAAEEVVSHCDDVPIDKKKKKRRKQKGQEVSETDAHTADATDTPDVVHTPEQVDTQTPVITDTPEEDHTAAEEVVSCCDDIPIDKKKKQKKQKGQEVLETDTHTADSTDTAEAVHTPDKKKKKRKSVKLSQDSTETHTTDITHTHTADDATHIAEPNTHTVDDGVPVKKKKKAHTAEIADTHTAEMTDTNTAEKKKKRKQKSVSLSEELAETSTAAEAVDTQPAAEEEVMIKSVVPMEKKQKKKKKKAAAESDTQPTGEEAEEEKKLTGEEAEEEEVKIKPEVPSEKKPKKKKKKAEALLDDSHTPEDEDAPVKKKKKKVKAQAEEAVDTEEVVDAVEDDSGAPAKKNKKKLQKKTHTTETNAHTPETNVGVPVKRKKKQKRSGAAENEGTPDDSQTHNSDEKTEEVNIMKKKKTGKGVKGQQKTEFVSFQKSSPPRPLFCKTKGLQTPQSKAKKVTFGLKNNKTAEFHKCDRSFLLSPEGVAKIPFDPAQKPLSPALKSPQNKNTPTGKKKKKTTPLSDGIKNKTTPLSDVTPKKKKNKKGLLNSKATPLKRATAADFF